The following are encoded in a window of Limibacter armeniacum genomic DNA:
- a CDS encoding acyltransferase family protein: MIPKLNKESFLQLEALRGLAALYVLINHSRGWLWVGGTYFVENNLKGELTMIGQLGMYLNMFTRLGHEFVVLFFLLSGFSIAYALHNSKDVISFLVRRGIRLYPPYLLSVLWALFVVYMTREVTPDLYKGVYEGVQYRGLSNVEYFLSFESIALLFVYVPTGIVVAQFWSLGYEVVFYLIAPFVVSKKSIYYVIISSLLYIVGTFFKVEYFLFNFVFVYNFYFAIGVFLFCYYIPIRKYLYQRVSVYVLMVFVLLLFIVMVGLNILWGGYSRLTELIALFLGGIMIELFLERGFKSILLSFIGKFSYSLYITHLATITLFISIVIYLFDLEPPFVSPFFYWLSLPFSLLVAYVQYLIIEKNTKRWLDLKRKYL, encoded by the coding sequence ATGATTCCAAAACTAAATAAAGAGAGCTTCTTACAGCTAGAAGCTTTAAGAGGGTTAGCTGCATTATATGTTTTAATTAACCATAGTAGAGGATGGTTATGGGTAGGAGGGACATATTTTGTGGAAAATAACCTTAAAGGTGAACTTACAATGATTGGTCAGTTGGGTATGTATTTAAATATGTTTACTCGGTTAGGTCATGAGTTTGTAGTTTTGTTTTTTTTATTATCAGGCTTCTCGATTGCTTATGCACTTCATAATAGTAAAGATGTTATTTCTTTTTTAGTAAGAAGAGGGATTCGCTTATATCCTCCTTATTTGTTGTCAGTTTTATGGGCTCTATTTGTTGTTTATATGACAAGAGAGGTAACGCCTGATTTATATAAGGGTGTATATGAGGGAGTTCAATATAGAGGATTATCTAATGTAGAGTATTTTTTAAGTTTTGAGTCTATAGCACTTTTATTTGTTTATGTTCCAACTGGAATTGTTGTAGCACAATTTTGGTCATTAGGTTATGAGGTCGTTTTTTATTTAATAGCGCCATTTGTTGTATCAAAAAAGAGTATTTATTATGTAATCATATCTTCCTTATTGTATATTGTTGGGACTTTCTTTAAAGTGGAATATTTTTTATTTAATTTTGTTTTTGTATATAATTTTTATTTCGCTATCGGTGTTTTTTTGTTTTGCTATTATATACCTATAAGAAAGTATCTTTATCAAAGAGTAAGTGTGTATGTACTTATGGTGTTTGTTTTATTGCTTTTTATAGTGATGGTTGGTTTGAATATTTTATGGGGTGGGTATTCAAGACTTACTGAATTAATAGCTCTCTTTTTAGGAGGGATAATGATAGAACTTTTTCTAGAGAGAGGGTTTAAATCAATACTCCTTTCATTTATAGGTAAATTTAGTTACTCTCTTTATATTACTCATTTAGCAACTATAACTTTATTTATATCAATAGTTATTTATTTGTTTGATTTAGAGCCACCATTTGTTTCGCCTTTT
- a CDS encoding glycosyltransferase: MLKKIVHLLYSGLGGHAEYFFNFYIGLLNENSDLKCFPVFFGVEPLRESYIRKCKELGIDYYYVRKNVGVAASAHFKVYKLLKKLQPEVVIIHSNLLIPVSFLYAKCFYSAKLLFVEHQSNDLKRRREWLWTLMSMRLSDYNIYLTERYRSEVERKIGFLFNKPKAKVINSALDIDLYPRYIPKKDCLKVIIGMQGRMVSIKDHTTLIKAILILNEKYPEVSWILRLAGDGVTREGLENIVSELGLESCVEFCGMLGEEDLKDFMLSLDIYVHATFGETMSTAIMQAQAYGLPIIGSDVGGVNNVITHNVNGLLVQVCNDEELANAIYYLKNYDVRKLFSDNSRSYALDNLSINQMIDKYLGFI, encoded by the coding sequence ATGTTGAAGAAGATTGTTCATCTATTATATAGTGGTCTTGGCGGTCATGCAGAGTATTTTTTTAACTTCTACATAGGGCTTTTGAATGAAAATAGTGATTTAAAGTGTTTTCCTGTGTTTTTTGGCGTTGAACCACTGAGAGAGAGTTATATAAGGAAATGTAAGGAATTGGGAATAGATTATTACTATGTAAGAAAGAATGTAGGTGTTGCAGCATCTGCTCATTTTAAGGTCTATAAGTTGCTTAAAAAACTACAGCCAGAAGTAGTAATAATCCATAGTAATTTACTTATACCTGTTAGTTTTCTGTATGCCAAGTGTTTTTACTCTGCTAAATTACTTTTTGTAGAGCACCAATCAAATGATTTAAAAAGAAGAAGAGAGTGGTTGTGGACGCTTATGTCTATGAGACTTTCGGATTACAATATTTATTTGACTGAGAGGTATAGGAGCGAAGTTGAACGGAAAATAGGTTTTTTGTTTAATAAACCTAAAGCAAAAGTAATTAATAGTGCTTTGGATATTGATTTGTATCCAAGATATATTCCTAAAAAGGATTGTTTGAAAGTTATAATTGGGATGCAAGGTAGAATGGTGAGTATAAAAGATCATACTACTTTGATAAAGGCAATTTTAATTTTAAATGAGAAATATCCAGAAGTGTCATGGATTCTTAGATTAGCTGGTGATGGTGTTACAAGGGAAGGGTTAGAAAATATAGTGTCTGAGTTAGGGTTAGAGAGTTGTGTAGAATTTTGTGGAATGTTAGGTGAGGAAGACTTGAAAGATTTTATGCTTTCTTTAGATATATATGTTCATGCTACGTTTGGAGAAACAATGAGTACTGCAATTATGCAGGCTCAAGCTTATGGTTTGCCTATTATTGGATCTGATGTTGGGGGGGTAAATAATGTTATTACACATAATGTAAATGGATTACTTGTTCAGGTATGTAATGATGAAGAGTTAGCAAATGCTATATATTATTTGAAGAATTATGATGTTAGAAAGTTGTTTTCTGATAATTCAAGAAGTTATGCGCTAGATAACTTATCAATAAATCAAATGATTGACAAGTATCTTGGTTTTATTTGA